Proteins encoded within one genomic window of Paraburkholderia sp. HP33-1:
- a CDS encoding type VI secretion system Vgr family protein, whose translation MSRPIPADTQARMSLSGSAFTSMFPARLEAREALDTPSTLSLRVLGGLPAAAPATMTGQHATVSLAWGETPRLIDAICTRAARLPSTTDASHFALELNAWPWLLTLSSNNRVFQGKSAQEIIEAVFAGHGMTDYTFSLTGTAATREWCVQYAESDFTFMSRLCEEEGWFYFFRHAEGTHTLVIADSNDAFVTLPGFATLNCASGTSAARETAQILYCEIVEDTAAGLFSHDDYAWATPSSQLYSQAQSVSDAPTVYEYPGRYATSGSGSTFAKQRVDALRAATRLLVGESDCRALTPGYRFTLGGHEDDSANVEWVVRSVTHEADHDRYRNRFEAFPAATTWRPARTARRPIMPTQTATVVGKSGEEQWTDKSGRVKVQFHWDRDGKNDEQSSCWIRVAQPWASKGFGMQFMPRVGDEVVVTFVDADPDRPLITGSIYNGINQPPYTLPDNQTQSGIKTNTSKGGNGFNELRFEDKKDSEEVFLQAQKDLNANVINDAAWTIGHDETSTIKNARTHTVKGADDTLVVEQGNRSMTVKTGNETVDIKGTRTVKAGSDETRSVGGNLDQTVTGNMTLTVDGNLTIKVSGTLTLQSTGDLTAKSDGSITQKAAMSLTNQAGTALTNKSDGTLSNEGLSVSNKASAEQTVDGGGMLTVKGGIVQIN comes from the coding sequence ATGAGCCGCCCCATTCCCGCCGATACGCAAGCCCGCATGAGCCTGAGCGGTTCCGCTTTCACGTCGATGTTTCCCGCGCGACTTGAAGCGCGCGAAGCGCTGGACACGCCGTCGACGCTGAGTCTTCGCGTGCTGGGCGGTCTTCCCGCTGCTGCGCCAGCAACGATGACGGGACAGCATGCGACTGTCTCACTCGCGTGGGGCGAAACACCCCGTCTCATAGATGCGATCTGCACGCGCGCCGCGCGCCTGCCGTCGACCACAGACGCGAGCCACTTCGCGCTCGAGCTGAATGCGTGGCCGTGGCTGCTCACGCTTTCGAGCAACAATCGCGTCTTCCAGGGCAAGTCGGCACAGGAAATCATCGAGGCGGTTTTCGCCGGACACGGCATGACGGACTACACGTTCTCGCTGACGGGTACTGCCGCGACGCGCGAATGGTGCGTGCAGTACGCGGAGTCGGATTTCACGTTCATGAGCCGCCTGTGCGAGGAGGAAGGCTGGTTCTATTTCTTCCGCCACGCCGAGGGCACCCATACGCTCGTCATCGCCGACAGCAACGATGCCTTTGTCACGCTGCCCGGTTTTGCGACCTTGAACTGCGCGTCCGGCACGAGCGCTGCACGCGAGACCGCGCAGATTCTCTACTGCGAGATCGTCGAAGACACCGCCGCGGGTCTTTTCTCGCATGACGACTATGCGTGGGCGACACCTTCCTCGCAGCTGTATTCGCAGGCACAGTCCGTTTCGGATGCGCCCACCGTCTACGAGTATCCGGGGCGCTACGCCACGAGCGGTAGCGGCTCCACATTCGCCAAGCAGCGCGTGGACGCCTTGCGCGCGGCGACGCGCCTCCTCGTCGGAGAGAGCGACTGCCGCGCACTCACCCCTGGGTATCGCTTTACGCTCGGCGGTCACGAAGACGACAGCGCGAACGTCGAATGGGTCGTGCGCAGCGTGACACACGAGGCGGATCACGACCGCTATCGCAACCGTTTCGAAGCCTTTCCCGCCGCGACGACATGGCGTCCCGCGCGCACCGCGCGCCGCCCCATCATGCCGACGCAGACCGCAACGGTCGTCGGCAAGAGTGGCGAAGAACAGTGGACCGACAAGTCAGGCCGCGTGAAGGTCCAGTTCCACTGGGATCGCGACGGCAAGAACGACGAACAAAGCTCGTGCTGGATACGCGTCGCGCAGCCGTGGGCCAGCAAGGGCTTCGGCATGCAGTTCATGCCGCGCGTGGGCGATGAGGTGGTCGTGACGTTCGTCGATGCCGATCCGGATCGGCCGCTCATCACGGGCAGCATATACAACGGCATCAATCAGCCGCCGTACACGCTGCCCGACAACCAGACGCAATCGGGGATCAAGACGAATACCAGCAAGGGCGGAAACGGCTTCAACGAACTGCGGTTCGAAGATAAAAAGGATAGCGAAGAAGTTTTTTTGCAGGCGCAAAAGGACCTGAACGCGAACGTGATCAACGATGCGGCCTGGACGATCGGCCACGACGAAACGAGCACGATCAAGAACGCCCGCACGCATACGGTGAAGGGCGCCGACGATACACTCGTCGTCGAACAGGGCAATCGCAGCATGACCGTGAAGACGGGCAACGAGACCGTCGACATCAAGGGCACGCGCACTGTGAAGGCTGGCAGCGACGAGACGCGTTCGGTGGGCGGTAATCTCGACCAGACCGTAACAGGCAACATGACACTCACAGTGGACGGCAATTTGACAATCAAGGTGAGCGGCACGCTCACGCTGCAAAGCACCGGTGACCTCACGGCAAAGAGCGACGGGTCGATCACACAGAAGGCCGCCATGTCGCTGACGAATCAGGCGGGGACCGCGCTCACGAACAAATCGGATGGCACGCTCTCGAACGAGGGACTAAGCGTGTCCAACAAGGCCTCCGCCGAGCAGACCGTGGACGGCGGAGGCATGCTGACCGTGAAGGGCGGCATCGTGCAGATCAACTAG
- a CDS encoding carbohydrate ABC transporter permease, with the protein MYPMPVAKWRPASRGLYKASLPIALVVWLLPLVAVMVTSVRSSNELMEGNYWGWPRQFALFENYRTVLVDSPMLHYFVNSCLITIPSVAGAIALASMAGFALATYPFKANAALLGTFVAGNFVPIQVLMIPVRQLTLSLGLFNTVGGLVLFHLAFQTGFCTLFLRNFIKELPFELIEAARIEGANEWQLFWRIILPLIAPALAALAILVFTFVWNDYFWALCLTQGDDAAPITVGVAALKGQWTTAWNLVSAGSLLAALPSVAMFFAMQKHFVAGLTFGATKG; encoded by the coding sequence ATGTATCCCATGCCCGTTGCGAAATGGAGGCCGGCCAGCCGTGGGCTGTACAAGGCATCGCTGCCGATCGCGCTTGTCGTCTGGCTGCTGCCGCTCGTCGCCGTGATGGTGACGTCCGTGCGTTCGTCGAACGAGCTGATGGAAGGCAACTATTGGGGATGGCCGCGCCAGTTCGCTCTCTTCGAGAACTACCGGACGGTGCTGGTCGACTCGCCGATGCTGCATTACTTCGTGAACAGTTGCCTCATCACGATTCCGTCGGTGGCGGGGGCGATCGCGCTGGCGTCGATGGCCGGGTTCGCGCTCGCGACCTATCCGTTCAAGGCCAACGCCGCGCTGCTCGGCACCTTCGTTGCCGGCAACTTCGTGCCGATTCAGGTCCTCATGATCCCGGTTCGACAATTGACGCTGAGCCTGGGTCTGTTCAACACCGTCGGAGGGCTCGTGCTATTTCATCTTGCGTTTCAGACGGGGTTCTGCACGCTCTTCCTGCGCAACTTCATCAAGGAGCTGCCGTTCGAGCTGATCGAGGCCGCGCGGATCGAAGGGGCGAACGAGTGGCAATTGTTCTGGCGCATCATCCTGCCGCTCATCGCGCCCGCGCTGGCGGCTCTCGCCATTCTCGTCTTCACGTTCGTGTGGAACGACTACTTCTGGGCCTTGTGCCTGACGCAGGGCGACGATGCAGCGCCGATTACCGTCGGCGTCGCCGCGTTGAAAGGGCAGTGGACGACGGCATGGAACCTCGTGTCAGCGGGCTCGCTGCTGGCGGCGCTGCCCTCGGTCGCCATGTTCTTTGCGATGCAGAAGCATTTCGTCGCCGGCCTGACCTTTGGGGCGACCAAGGGCTAG
- a CDS encoding beta-galactosidase has translation MKVGVDYYPEHWDPAMWEQDAQRMQAAGIRIVRLAEFAWSRLEPRDGEFDFGWLDAAILTLASHGIEIVLGTPTATPPNWLVEKHADVLPVDSKRQPVYPGVRCHRCYNSPSLRRHAERIIGRLTKHYGSHPALIGWQTDNELAANDCHCEHCTRGFRTWLQKKYGSLENLNREWGTVVWSGEYSAWTQVTTPLGGSPYLNPSFLLDFQRFSSDSVTDFNRFQAELIRANSPGKFVTHNLWGYPVTTDYYDLFDSMDFASVDYYPSTDLADDAKSRVYHGALTHDLTRGVKRKNYWVMEQLSGTPGCWHPMSRTPFPGMIRAHAWQSVSRGADVVVHFRWRTARVGAEQFWHGLLDHHGVPGRRFAEFEQFSKEAQKLTPLLEGTTLKNDVAMLFSHEQLNALRIQPQSDGFDYLGNFKQMHAAFVRLGIGTDVINWTEAIDAYKLVVAPSLYLLDDAVAGKLRRYVESGGTLVLTARTGVKNMNNVCLPGRLPNLLDDVTGVQVDEYDPVGRDVQQVALYGNERFGCEQWCDILEPLSAETIGTYASEYFSGRAAVTRNRFGNGLSYYLGTVLDSDAYRVFFRRLAEEMSIEFVLDLPEGVELSVRSGNGKRLLFVLNLTKEPKRVSLHARGAASALTGERSVGVIELAPGGVEILVDEEAHRLHF, from the coding sequence ATGAAGGTCGGAGTCGACTATTACCCCGAACATTGGGACCCCGCGATGTGGGAGCAGGACGCGCAGCGGATGCAGGCAGCGGGGATTCGCATCGTGCGCCTTGCCGAGTTTGCGTGGTCTCGGCTCGAACCGAGAGACGGCGAATTCGACTTCGGCTGGCTCGACGCCGCCATTTTGACGCTGGCGAGCCATGGCATCGAGATCGTGCTCGGCACGCCGACCGCGACGCCCCCGAACTGGCTAGTCGAAAAGCATGCGGATGTGCTGCCCGTCGACAGCAAGCGTCAGCCTGTCTATCCGGGCGTGCGCTGCCACCGCTGCTACAACAGCCCCTCGCTGCGCCGGCACGCAGAGCGCATCATCGGCCGGTTGACGAAGCACTATGGTTCCCATCCGGCGCTGATTGGCTGGCAGACCGACAACGAGCTCGCCGCGAACGATTGCCACTGCGAGCATTGCACCCGTGGCTTCCGTACGTGGCTGCAGAAGAAGTACGGCAGCCTGGAGAATCTGAACCGCGAGTGGGGCACAGTGGTCTGGAGCGGCGAATACAGCGCGTGGACGCAGGTGACGACACCGCTGGGCGGCTCTCCCTATCTGAACCCGTCGTTTCTGCTCGACTTCCAGCGCTTTTCGTCGGATTCGGTGACCGACTTCAACCGGTTCCAGGCCGAGCTGATACGCGCGAACAGTCCCGGAAAATTCGTGACGCACAACCTGTGGGGCTATCCCGTCACGACCGACTACTACGATCTGTTCGACAGCATGGATTTCGCGTCGGTCGACTACTATCCGAGCACCGATCTCGCCGACGATGCAAAGTCGAGGGTCTACCACGGCGCGCTTACGCACGATCTAACGCGCGGCGTGAAGCGGAAGAACTACTGGGTCATGGAGCAACTGAGCGGTACCCCTGGCTGCTGGCATCCGATGTCGCGCACGCCGTTTCCGGGCATGATCCGCGCCCACGCGTGGCAGAGCGTTTCGCGCGGCGCGGACGTCGTGGTGCATTTTCGCTGGCGTACGGCGCGCGTCGGGGCGGAGCAGTTCTGGCATGGCTTGCTCGATCATCACGGCGTGCCGGGCCGCCGCTTCGCGGAGTTCGAGCAATTCAGCAAGGAGGCGCAAAAGCTCACGCCTTTGCTGGAAGGCACGACGCTCAAGAATGACGTGGCCATGCTGTTCTCCCATGAGCAGCTCAATGCACTTCGTATCCAGCCGCAGTCCGACGGCTTCGACTACCTCGGCAACTTCAAGCAGATGCACGCCGCTTTCGTGCGGCTGGGGATCGGCACCGACGTCATCAATTGGACGGAGGCGATCGACGCCTACAAGCTCGTGGTTGCGCCGTCGCTTTATCTGCTCGACGACGCTGTGGCCGGCAAGCTGCGCCGCTATGTCGAGAGCGGGGGCACGCTGGTATTGACCGCGCGGACCGGTGTCAAGAACATGAATAACGTCTGTTTGCCGGGACGTCTGCCGAATCTTCTCGACGACGTGACCGGCGTGCAGGTCGACGAATACGATCCGGTGGGACGCGACGTGCAGCAAGTCGCGCTTTACGGCAACGAGCGGTTCGGCTGCGAGCAGTGGTGCGACATTCTGGAGCCGCTGTCTGCCGAGACGATCGGGACCTACGCCAGCGAGTACTTCTCCGGCCGCGCGGCAGTGACGCGCAATCGCTTCGGCAATGGCTTGTCGTACTACCTGGGCACCGTGCTGGACAGTGACGCATATCGCGTCTTTTTCCGGCGCTTGGCGGAGGAAATGTCCATCGAATTCGTGCTGGATCTACCCGAGGGAGTCGAGCTGTCCGTGCGCAGCGGCAACGGTAAGCGGCTGCTTTTTGTGCTGAACCTGACGAAGGAGCCGAAGCGTGTGTCACTGCATGCTCGCGGGGCGGCAAGCGCGCTCACGGGCGAGCGCAGTGTTGGGGTGATCGAGCTTGCTCCGGGTGGTGTCGAGATTCTCGTGGATGAGGAGGCTCACCGGCTCCATTTCTGA
- the tssH gene encoding type VI secretion system ATPase TssH has product MTLDLKSLVARIEREPHEALERAALQCLRESHFVVEVEHWLLALVETDGGDFGCVLPHFGLECAAVAVEVRAAIARFKRGNADTPSFSPELLVWLQDALVQSSVVLQQPRVRAATLLIALLENDMLRARTAQSAPSLMRVASAALRANFSNWLAPVEAPSAASPTPPAQPPAAEATIGVARVSTTPGTSDAAPALLDQYTLDLTAEARAGRIDPIVGRNAEIRQTVDILLRRRQNNPLLVGAPGVGKTAIVEGLAMRIAAGEVPPALADVSLRMLDLALLQAGAGVKGEFERRLRAVIDEVRRSPRPVVLFIDEAHTMIGAGGAEGGSDAANLLKPALARGELRTIAATTWFEYKKYFERDPALARRFQLVQIEAPDEPTAVAMLRTLAPKFEAHHAVVIEDAAIVDAVKLSHRYISSRELPDKAIAVLDTACARVALAHSDTPPQLETARHRQRALSDELLRLRAEMLMGANHALRLAGLDAEHARNAAYVKELEARWHAEAATVREILALRARISALAAQPGDDPAGGTAADGSATDGTDAADSTDPADGTDPPEDLAAELARLESGLEAIREDDPMVPVCVDSKIIAAVIANWTGIPVGKMLADEVHAVRTLKGRLAQRIVGQDAALDRITKRIQAWRAGLADPSRPVGVFLLVGPTGVGKTETAYALADALYGGERNLIVIDLAAYQEAHAVSQLRGAPPGYVGYGSGGTLTEAVRRRPYSVVLLDEIEKAHVDVLEAFYNVFDKGVMEDGTGLVVDFRNTVILATSNVGAELLLNTPASALSTDALARSLREALLQVFRPAFLARMTAVPYAALDDTVLRAIIEKKLEQLRARYRDATGKQFAFDVGIIDAVLARCRAAGAREIDNVLMNELIGTLAQWALE; this is encoded by the coding sequence GTGACGCTCGATCTCAAGTCGCTCGTCGCACGTATCGAGCGCGAGCCTCACGAGGCCCTCGAACGCGCGGCGCTGCAGTGCCTGCGCGAATCGCACTTCGTGGTCGAAGTCGAGCACTGGCTGCTCGCGCTCGTCGAGACTGACGGCGGCGACTTCGGGTGCGTCCTGCCTCACTTCGGACTCGAATGCGCGGCTGTCGCGGTCGAAGTCAGGGCTGCCATCGCACGATTCAAGCGCGGCAATGCCGACACACCCTCGTTCTCGCCCGAGCTGCTGGTGTGGCTCCAGGACGCGCTCGTGCAATCGAGCGTCGTGCTCCAGCAGCCGCGTGTGCGTGCGGCGACGCTGCTCATCGCACTCCTTGAAAACGACATGCTGCGTGCGCGCACCGCGCAGTCCGCGCCGTCGCTGATGCGCGTGGCGAGTGCCGCGTTGCGCGCGAATTTTTCGAACTGGCTCGCGCCGGTCGAGGCGCCCTCCGCCGCTTCGCCCACGCCGCCAGCGCAACCCCCTGCGGCCGAAGCGACAATTGGCGTGGCCCGCGTGAGCACCACGCCCGGCACCTCCGACGCAGCGCCGGCCCTGCTCGACCAGTACACGCTCGACCTGACCGCCGAGGCGCGGGCCGGGCGCATTGATCCGATCGTCGGCCGCAACGCGGAGATCCGCCAGACCGTGGACATCCTGCTGCGGCGCCGGCAGAACAACCCTTTGCTCGTCGGCGCGCCGGGTGTAGGCAAGACGGCGATCGTCGAAGGCCTCGCGATGCGCATCGCTGCGGGAGAAGTACCGCCAGCGCTCGCGGACGTGTCGCTTAGAATGCTCGACCTCGCGCTGCTGCAGGCGGGTGCGGGCGTGAAGGGTGAATTCGAGCGGCGCCTGCGCGCGGTGATCGACGAAGTGCGCCGCTCGCCGCGGCCGGTCGTGCTCTTCATCGACGAAGCGCACACGATGATTGGTGCGGGCGGCGCCGAGGGGGGCAGCGATGCCGCGAACCTGCTCAAGCCCGCCCTCGCGCGCGGCGAACTGAGGACGATTGCGGCGACGACATGGTTCGAATACAAAAAGTACTTCGAACGCGACCCCGCGCTCGCGCGGCGCTTTCAACTGGTCCAGATCGAGGCGCCCGATGAGCCTACCGCCGTCGCGATGCTGCGCACGCTCGCGCCGAAGTTCGAGGCCCATCACGCGGTGGTGATCGAAGACGCGGCGATCGTCGACGCGGTGAAGCTTTCGCACCGCTACATCTCTTCGCGCGAGTTGCCCGACAAGGCGATCGCGGTGCTCGACACCGCCTGCGCGCGCGTCGCGCTTGCACACAGCGATACCCCGCCCCAGCTCGAGACGGCGCGCCATCGCCAGCGCGCGCTCTCCGACGAACTACTGCGTCTGCGCGCGGAAATGCTGATGGGCGCGAATCACGCGCTGCGTCTTGCGGGGCTCGACGCAGAGCACGCGCGCAATGCTGCATACGTGAAGGAACTTGAAGCGCGTTGGCATGCAGAGGCGGCCACCGTGCGCGAAATTCTGGCGCTGCGTGCGCGCATTAGCGCGCTGGCGGCGCAGCCGGGCGACGATCCAGCCGGCGGCACAGCGGCCGACGGCTCCGCAACAGACGGCACCGATGCAGCCGATTCCACCGATCCGGCCGACGGCACCGACCCGCCCGAAGATCTCGCCGCGGAATTGGCGCGCCTCGAAAGCGGCCTCGAAGCGATACGTGAAGACGACCCTATGGTGCCCGTCTGCGTGGATTCGAAGATCATCGCCGCCGTGATCGCGAACTGGACGGGCATCCCGGTCGGCAAGATGCTCGCCGACGAAGTTCACGCGGTCCGAACGCTCAAGGGTCGCCTCGCCCAGCGCATCGTCGGGCAGGACGCCGCGCTCGATCGCATCACGAAGCGCATCCAGGCCTGGCGTGCGGGGCTCGCCGATCCGTCGCGTCCCGTCGGCGTGTTTTTGCTCGTCGGGCCGACTGGCGTGGGCAAGACGGAAACGGCATACGCGCTCGCCGACGCGCTTTATGGCGGCGAGCGCAATCTCATCGTGATCGACCTCGCCGCCTATCAGGAGGCGCACGCCGTCTCGCAACTGCGCGGTGCGCCGCCGGGCTATGTCGGTTACGGCAGCGGCGGCACGCTCACGGAAGCGGTGCGCCGTCGTCCGTACAGCGTCGTGCTCCTCGACGAAATCGAAAAAGCCCACGTTGACGTGCTGGAAGCGTTCTACAACGTATTCGACAAGGGTGTGATGGAAGACGGCACCGGGCTCGTAGTGGACTTTCGCAATACCGTGATACTCGCGACGAGCAATGTAGGCGCCGAATTGCTGCTGAACACGCCCGCCTCGGCGCTCTCAACCGATGCGCTCGCGCGGAGCCTTCGCGAAGCGTTGCTGCAGGTTTTTCGCCCCGCTTTTCTCGCCCGTATGACCGCTGTGCCCTACGCCGCGCTCGACGACACCGTGTTGCGCGCCATCATCGAGAAGAAGCTTGAGCAGTTGCGCGCGCGCTATCGCGATGCGACGGGCAAGCAGTTCGCATTCGACGTGGGCATCATCGACGCGGTGCTCGCGCGCTGCCGTGCCGCTGGCGCGCGTGAGATCGACAACGTGCTTATGAACGAACTGATCGGCACGCTCGCTCAGTGGGCGCTCGAATGA
- a CDS encoding carbohydrate ABC transporter permease, with the protein MRPLQSTQSTRPAVSARAGKTGRAESRSRARAPLARRRMRAAWFFLLPACVMFGVYVIYPIVSSIVLSFYSWDGMSEKTFVGLANYVELLHSDTFYVALRNNVVWLALFLLAPPVGLAFALYLNQSVRGMRLVKSLFFSPFVLSGVVVGLVFSWFYDPSFGLLKVFVGHGIPVLGDERYATFGIIAAALWPQIPFCMLLYLTNLTGINPEIIEAGRMEGARGWSLLWHVVLPQLKPATFLSVVLTVIGALRSFDLIAVMTGGGPFDSSTVLAYFMYDQAIKYFRFGYSAAIAVVLFLIMLVFIVYQLRRLLHADR; encoded by the coding sequence ATGCGCCCGTTGCAGAGCACGCAGTCCACGCGTCCCGCGGTATCCGCCCGTGCGGGCAAGACTGGACGCGCCGAATCCCGCTCACGCGCCCGCGCGCCACTTGCGCGCAGGCGCATGCGCGCAGCGTGGTTTTTTCTGCTGCCCGCGTGCGTGATGTTCGGCGTCTACGTCATCTATCCGATCGTCAGCAGCATCGTCCTGAGTTTCTACAGCTGGGACGGCATGAGCGAGAAAACCTTCGTCGGCCTGGCGAACTACGTGGAGCTTCTGCACAGCGACACGTTCTACGTCGCGCTCAGGAACAACGTGGTCTGGCTCGCGCTGTTCCTGCTCGCGCCGCCTGTCGGGCTCGCATTTGCGCTGTACCTGAATCAGAGCGTGCGGGGCATGCGACTCGTGAAGTCGCTGTTCTTCTCGCCGTTCGTGCTGTCCGGCGTGGTCGTCGGTCTCGTGTTCAGCTGGTTCTACGATCCGTCGTTTGGCTTGCTGAAGGTGTTCGTCGGTCACGGTATCCCGGTGCTCGGGGACGAGCGCTATGCGACTTTCGGCATCATCGCGGCGGCGCTCTGGCCGCAAATCCCGTTCTGCATGCTGCTCTACCTGACGAACCTCACCGGCATCAATCCGGAAATCATCGAAGCCGGACGGATGGAAGGGGCGCGAGGCTGGTCGCTGCTGTGGCACGTGGTGCTGCCGCAGTTGAAGCCGGCCACGTTCCTCTCGGTGGTGCTCACCGTCATCGGGGCGTTGCGCAGCTTCGATCTGATCGCGGTGATGACCGGCGGCGGTCCGTTCGACAGCTCGACGGTGCTCGCATATTTCATGTACGACCAGGCCATCAAATACTTCCGCTTCGGCTATTCCGCCGCGATCGCAGTGGTGCTCTTTCTCATCATGCTGGTCTTCATCGTCTATCAGCTGCGGCGCCTGCTGCATGCGGATCGCTAA
- a CDS encoding DUF4280 domain-containing protein, with protein sequence MPSPHVCSGATLQCSFGAAPSVLNVLPTHRAMVGGVPAATIMDSIPVANVSPFGMCQSAANPTVIAATAAALGVFTPMPCMPATPAPWIPGGAPTVLVGSMPALDAQATLVCMWAGVIKVVQPGQVTTLVP encoded by the coding sequence ATGCCGAGCCCCCATGTCTGCTCCGGTGCCACACTGCAATGCTCGTTTGGCGCAGCGCCCTCGGTGCTGAACGTCTTGCCCACCCATCGTGCAATGGTTGGCGGCGTACCGGCCGCGACGATCATGGATTCGATTCCAGTCGCCAACGTCAGCCCATTCGGCATGTGTCAGAGCGCGGCCAATCCGACCGTTATCGCCGCCACCGCAGCGGCGCTCGGCGTTTTCACACCGATGCCGTGCATGCCGGCCACGCCCGCGCCGTGGATTCCGGGCGGCGCGCCCACGGTGCTCGTCGGATCGATGCCAGCGCTTGATGCGCAGGCGACGCTAGTCTGCATGTGGGCTGGCGTGATCAAGGTCGTGCAACCGGGGCAGGTCACCACGCTCGTCCCCTGA
- the tssG gene encoding type VI secretion system baseplate subunit TssG — MAADDGQPARTLTERLFEAPHAFEFAQAVRLLELLKPHARPPGTGLDPREEALAFSGTLSPAFPASVLGPLKRDMPRSLALDPDARPEAAGRPQLQVNSFALGGPDGPLPGAWQEWLQDRLRRKDSGPAAFLDIFQHRLLALLYHAQRKYRSAEPLPASLARPTDVALRALTGLVWPTSGVAFPAAPAQRAQAGLDMRALLARAGLFANRRRSLAGFDVMAQHHFGVTVRSTPFAGGWRTLPDASRTAIGSAGRNRRLGVDAVAGTRIWDEHRGIRVRLGPLRREQYEAFLPGANMHVALHALASAWFGAELRVHLELQLSAGELPRPRLSRAAPLRLGWTAWAGAAETAPARLARFAPHEADAPSGARYAASLP; from the coding sequence ATGGCGGCCGATGACGGGCAGCCCGCTCGCACTCTGACCGAGCGGCTGTTCGAGGCGCCGCATGCGTTCGAGTTTGCGCAGGCGGTGCGACTCCTCGAACTGCTGAAGCCGCATGCCCGGCCGCCCGGTACGGGGCTCGATCCGCGCGAGGAGGCGCTGGCGTTCAGCGGTACGCTGTCGCCCGCGTTTCCTGCCAGCGTGCTGGGGCCGCTGAAACGCGATATGCCGCGCTCGCTCGCGCTTGATCCGGACGCGCGCCCCGAAGCCGCCGGGCGGCCGCAGTTGCAGGTCAATTCGTTTGCGCTGGGCGGCCCCGATGGACCGCTGCCCGGCGCGTGGCAAGAGTGGCTGCAGGATCGTCTGCGACGCAAGGACAGCGGGCCCGCGGCCTTCCTCGATATCTTCCAGCACCGGCTGCTCGCCCTGCTCTATCACGCGCAGCGCAAGTACCGCAGCGCCGAACCGTTGCCAGCCTCGCTGGCGCGCCCGACCGATGTGGCGCTGCGCGCGCTCACGGGACTCGTCTGGCCGACTTCGGGCGTGGCGTTCCCGGCCGCGCCAGCGCAGCGCGCGCAGGCCGGGCTCGACATGCGCGCGCTGCTCGCGCGCGCAGGGCTGTTCGCGAACCGCCGGCGCTCGCTCGCGGGCTTTGACGTCATGGCGCAGCATCACTTCGGCGTAACGGTGCGGTCCACACCGTTCGCGGGCGGCTGGCGAACGCTGCCCGATGCGAGCCGCACGGCCATCGGCTCAGCCGGCCGCAACCGCCGTCTCGGTGTGGACGCCGTGGCTGGAACGCGCATCTGGGACGAACATCGCGGCATTCGCGTGCGCCTCGGGCCACTGCGTCGTGAGCAATACGAAGCGTTTTTGCCGGGCGCGAACATGCATGTGGCCTTGCATGCGCTGGCGTCTGCCTGGTTCGGCGCCGAACTGCGGGTGCATCTCGAACTGCAGCTTTCGGCGGGCGAACTGCCGCGTCCGCGACTGTCGCGCGCGGCACCGCTGCGCCTCGGCTGGACCGCGTGGGCTGGCGCCGCCGAAACCGCCCCCGCGAGACTGGCGCGTTTCGCCCCGCACGAAGCTGACGCGCCGTCTGGCGCACGTTACGCCGCATCCCTGCCGTGA
- a CDS encoding toxin-antitoxin system YwqK family antitoxin has product MTQTPAQARNVSIERGDSRIDATTIDGKLHGVARVQAGGVPVATLGYAHGVLHGPAAMNYPDGSRSAQLNYRDGKLHGKAVYYHQDGSVQREAHYAQGLLHGESRIRLPDGTVLERAVYRQGKLQGTLQRFHPNGRLAERQMFNAGKPVAQAERFASDGRPLDANGKPISRWRHWWQTALGSQAGSSA; this is encoded by the coding sequence ATGACCCAGACTCCTGCGCAGGCCCGAAATGTGTCGATCGAGCGCGGCGATTCGCGGATCGACGCAACGACCATCGACGGCAAATTGCACGGTGTCGCACGCGTGCAGGCCGGCGGCGTGCCCGTCGCGACGCTTGGATACGCGCATGGCGTACTGCATGGGCCCGCGGCGATGAATTATCCGGACGGCTCCCGCTCGGCGCAGTTGAACTATCGCGATGGCAAGCTCCACGGCAAGGCGGTGTATTACCACCAGGACGGCAGCGTGCAGCGCGAGGCCCACTATGCGCAGGGCCTGCTGCATGGCGAATCCAGGATCCGGCTACCGGACGGAACGGTGCTGGAGCGCGCGGTATACCGGCAAGGCAAGCTGCAGGGCACGCTGCAACGGTTCCATCCGAACGGCCGTCTGGCGGAACGCCAGATGTTCAATGCGGGCAAGCCGGTCGCGCAGGCGGAACGCTTCGCGAGCGATGGAAGGCCGCTCGATGCGAACGGCAAGCCCATATCGCGCTGGAGGCACTGGTGGCAGACCGCTTTGGGATCGCAAGCGGGGTCGTCGGCTTGA